GCGCCTACTCCAGTGCAGATGCAGGCGATACCGGTTCTGCTGGAGGGTCATCCGCTGCATGCCTGTGCCCCGACCGGGTCGGGGAAGACGGCCGCCTTCTTGATTCCTATAATTCACCACCTGAAGAAGCCAATGAAATGCGGCTTCCGGGCGCTGGTGGTGTGCCCTACGAGAGAACTGGCGAAGCAGACACAGCGAGAAGCGCTCCGGTTATGCGAGGAGATTAATTTGAGGACCCACGTGATTACGAAAGTTGATGAGACTACCACGGATTATGGGTTGGAAAGTAGGAAGCACTACGATATTTTGGTTACGACTCCGAACAGGATCTGCTTCCTGGCAAACCGCGAGCCTCCGTTGATAGATTTAAGCAATATTCAGTACGTTGTTGTAGATGAGGCGGATAAGTTGTTTGAGGAGTCGAAGAACAGTTTCCGAGACCAATTGGATTCAATTATGAATGCCTGCACAAATCCTTGCAAGATGGTGGCATTTTTCAGTGCAACAATCACGAAAGAAGTTACTGCTTGGGCCAGTGAAAATATGTCTAATAGGGTGCGATTTTCAGTTGGGGTGGCAAACATGGCAGTGGATTTGGTGGAGCAAGAGTTATTGTTTGTTGGAAGCGAGAGTGGTAAGTTGTTGGCTTTCCGAGAGATGGTTCACAAGGGATTGACGCCGCCGGTTCTTGTTTTTGTGCAAAGCAAGGATCGTGCCCAACAATTGTTTACGGAGTTGATCTATGACGGTTTGAATGCGGATGTGATCCACGCTGATCGGAATCAAAGGGAGCGAGATAATGTGGTGCGGTCTTTCCGGGAGGGGAAGATATGGATTTTGATTTGTACAGAGCTAATGAGTCGAGGAATTGACTTTAAGGGGGTGAATCTAGTGGTGAACTACGATTTCCCTCCTTCCACGATTAGCTACGTCCACAGAATCGGTCGAACGGGACGTGCTGGCAGACGCGGTAAAGCGGTCACCTATTTCACCAAAGATGATACGGTCAACCTGCGGAGCATAGCGCAGCTGATCAAGCAATCGGGTGGAACTGTGCCGGAGTACATGCTGAAGCTAAGGAAAAGTTCGAAACGGGAGAGGAAGAAGCTGGAACAGAAGGCACCCAAGCGGGCGGCCATCCGAACGCTGCCGGCTTTCGAAATGCAGGAGCGTGCCAAGAAAAGGAAGCTGATCGCCAAATCTAAAGCAAAGAAGAAATTAGGAGAAGATCGAGTTCACAACGGTCATAGCCACAGCCACAACGGTCAGGGGAAGAATCATACACAAAAGAAGGCGAAGAAAGGTAAGCTAGTTAAACAATAAAATACGTCTTTGTTTATTCGAACCTGttcaaaaagttattctactaaAGATTCTTCGAATTCTTGTTTCTTTCTGCCATCTGATGCTCTTGAGAGACGAGTCGGAACTCCGAATGAAGTCAGGTTTTATTTAATGGATTAAAAGTTTATTAAGCAAAACGTTCTTAACAGTACGGTGTTCAATGTAGGAATGAGCGTGGAAATTATTTTTCCTAACAAGTTACTTGTGTTACTATGTAGCTCCCATAACAACGTAACAGCGCTACGGCCGATTGATTATTGCGCCAACACCCCCTCTCAATCGGATAATCCGACCGCTTGGCACAGTTTCTTGAGATGTGTAGCGTCCACCGGTTTGGTAAACAGATCCGCTAACTGGTCCTCGGTTCGCACATACTTCAATACTATTCGATCGTTCGCAATATGATCTCTAATAAAGTGATGCTTGATATCTATGTGCTTTGATCGTTTGTTTTCGCAATTGTTTGCCATGCCTATCGCTCCTTGGTTATCCTCGTATATTGAGACTGAATCTGATGGCCGCTTCAGCTGGAGGTCTTCCATCACTCCTGAAAGCCAGATAGCTTCTGAGTCAGCAGAACTAAGGGACACGTATTCTGCTTCGCTTGAAGATGTGGCAACTGTCACCTGCTTCTTACTCGACCATGACACAGCGTTACCGAATACCGTGAACAAATAACCGCTAACTGACTTCCTGTCTTCTGTATTCGATGCCCAGTCGGCGTCAGCATATCCGACCAGCGGTTCAGCTGAGTCATCACGAACGTACTTCAGATGCTTCGCTTTCGTTCCTTTCAGGTATCGTACAACTCGCTTAAGGCACTGCCAATCAGttattgttggattttgttggtaACGGCCCAGGAATCCGACGGGATAACACACATCAGGTCTGGTGCACAGCATTATGTACATGATTGTACCCAGAAGCTCGCGGTACGGTTCTTTGCTTGTTTCACCATCTCGCGAAGCACGCAGGCTCTTATCCATAGGCGTCTTGGTAGGGTTACAATCCACCATATTGTAGCGCACCAACAGTTTTTCAATGTTCGCTTCCTGGCAAAGGCTCATTGAATTTTTCGTCCGGTCGTACTCCAGCTTCATACCCAAGAAACGATTGACTTCTCCGCAGTCTGTCATGGAAAACGTTGAACTTATTGCTTTCTTCAGTTTCTCTATCGTTTCCAGCTATCTCCCAGCTATTAGCAAATCGCTTCGACAACAATTCACTGGGAATTTCGTGTCTTTCTGTGGGCGAAGGGAGCGCATTTTCTGGTTCATCGACATCATCAATTGACTTTTCATTTTGACTGATTTCAGATtcacagggttgttacgactacgcggatttcgcgattttcgcggatttcgcggttttcgcggaattggcgcggatttacataacgattttagggtttcgcgcggatttggcgcggatttagttttaggtgaaaatttctaagaaaaaatctaaggaagtttatttgaaaattagtttaatgcaggcattgcaatatcatctgagcactaTCTTTGCttctgcaaagatattatccctaatcaaagagcattCTGGAaatatattatcatttgagcaattcaagacaaaattttcaaaacgacttatctgcttttgtaaacaaaaattcaaacgacgatttgacgaatctgattgctctcccacgcaaaccaacaccatcaataggtaggtgaaggactCCGCTaactgttgatggtgttggtttgcgtgggagagctatcagattcgtcaaatcgtcgtttgaatctttgtttacgaaagcagataagtcgttttgaaaattttgttttcaattgatgatgatcctgatagccagcgcggttcggggtttgttcacgttgcgaggccgttgctacaacaaaagtagtgaaaaaatgtttctccatgtcgaacattgcactttgtttactgagcagatagataactaagatcgatatcccttCATAACATCAGTAtttttgctcagaagatcgaatgatgggataaattgcaatgcctggtttTATGGctatctagatgggctttattttcATTACCAAATGTTGTTAAGAACAAATTTACGTTTCAAGtttattaacattattttttggatatgtccaagtccttatttaatggcatgcattacactctcaagcatcatttaaacaaatgttatgagaagagatacgccacttgttg
Above is a genomic segment from Armigeres subalbatus isolate Guangzhou_Male unplaced genomic scaffold, GZ_Asu_2 Contig1547, whole genome shotgun sequence containing:
- the LOC134202970 gene encoding DEAD box protein 52 homolog, with product MDTSDLFRKLTCGAKFSSKNNPSLLKRKRTESTPKATEVESLAEVKLEIKEEEEEGASVADSVPLFSHSPLVLSEDDIKEEIKSEDDEEFTGDDSERKRVRLMSPEKRERYRQFKVNRLRNLHQIKVKKGAKVTIPDPIEQFRELAEKYNVSNQLIKNIEDCGYKAPTPVQMQAIPVLLEGHPLHACAPTGSGKTAAFLIPIIHHLKKPMKCGFRALVVCPTRELAKQTQREALRLCEEINLRTHVITKVDETTTDYGLESRKHYDILVTTPNRICFLANREPPLIDLSNIQYVVVDEADKLFEESKNSFRDQLDSIMNACTNPCKMVAFFSATITKEVTAWASENMSNRVRFSVGVANMAVDLVEQELLFVGSESGKLLAFREMVHKGLTPPVLVFVQSKDRAQQLFTELIYDGLNADVIHADRNQRERDNVVRSFREGKIWILICTELMSRGIDFKGVNLVVNYDFPPSTISYVHRIGRTGRAGRRGKAVTYFTKDDTVNLRSIAQLIKQSGGTVPEYMLKLRKSSKRERKKLEQKAPKRAAIRTLPAFEMQERAKKRKLIAKSKAKKKLGEDRVHNGHSHSHNGQGKNHTQKKAKKGKLVKQ